In a single window of the Elaeis guineensis isolate ETL-2024a chromosome 6, EG11, whole genome shotgun sequence genome:
- the LOC105060075 gene encoding pathogenesis-related protein PRB1-3, which yields MKFSNLTFALACAMFLAMAHTTIAQNSPQDFVSAHNAARAAVGVGPVSWDNTVAAYAQNYANQRIGDCQLVHSGGPYGENLFWGSGREYTAADAVNLWVSEKQWYDYSTNTCAAGKVCGHYTQVVWRDSTHIGCARVKCNSGAIFIICNYKPPGNIVGQRPY from the coding sequence ATGAAGTTCTCAAACCTAACATTCGCTTTGGCCTGCGCCATGTTCTTGGCCATGGCTCACACCACCATCGCCCAAAACTCCCCACAAGACTTTGTGAGCGCCCACAACGCAGCCCGGGCGGCCGTCGGCGTCGGCCCGGTGTCGTGGGACAACACCGTGGCAGCCTACGCCCAGAACTACGCCAACCAGCGAATCGGCGACTGCCAGCTCGTCCACTCCGGCGGACCGTACGGTGAGAACCTCTTCTGGGGATCAGGTAGGGAGTACACCGCAGCGGATGCTGTGAACTTGTGGGTGAGTGAGAAGCAGTGGTACGACTACAGCACCAACACTTGCGCCGCCGGGAAGGTGTGCGGTCACTACACCCAGGTGGTGTGGCGAGACTCCACCCACATCGGCTGCGCTCGGGTGAAATGCAACAGTGGCGCCATCTTTATTATCTGCAACTACAAACCTCCGGGCAATATCGTGGGGCAGCGCCCATATTAG